The DNA region GCGGCAGCCCGCCGATGCAGCCCTACCACGCCCTCACCCCCGCCGCCGCCGCCGCCGACGTTCCGGATGCCGAGGACCCCGACGGATGAGGCGGACCCCGGTCGACCACGCCGAGCGCACCCGGCTGGAGTCCGAGCTCGACACCACCCTCTTCGTCGAGGCGGGGGCCGGGACCGGGAAGACCACCGCGGTCGTCGCCCGGATCGTCGCCCTCGTCGCCGCGGGGCGCCTGTCGATGGAGCGGCTGGTGGCGATCACGTTCACCATCGCGGCCGCCGGAGAGCTCCGGGTCCGCGTCCGCGAGGGCCTCGAGCGGGCCGCCGCCGACGAGGGCCGGCGGCAGCCCGAGCGGGACCACTGCGCGGTGGCTGCGAGCGAGGTGGAGCGC from Candidatus Dormiibacterota bacterium includes:
- a CDS encoding UvrD-helicase domain-containing protein; translation: MRRTPVDHAERTRLESELDTTLFVEAGAGTGKTTAVVARIVALVAAGRLSMERLVAITFTIAAAGELRVRVREGLERAAADEGRRQPERDHCAVAASEVER